Part of the Benincasa hispida cultivar B227 chromosome 12, ASM972705v1, whole genome shotgun sequence genome is shown below.
GAACAGAAACTTTTGATTCTTAGTTTTCTCCTTGAACTTCATcatcttgttcttgttttttcttcttctactgTATCTTAACTCCTTTGTAATTCATTTTGGAATTGAATCTTCCCCATCATTTTAGCGATGAATGGAAGaccaccacatttcttcaacaattctaCTTTCAAtacctccaaatttggaggatcgGAGATGGAATTTCCATTTTCCCCGACTTCTTGCCAGAAAATCTTCCAGAAACTTTCTGGGTCTTTATGAGGAACCAAACACCGCAAATTTCCCTCTCCGACCATAGCTTTTGCAGCTTTTTCGCTTCTGCTCGTTACAATCACAGCCCCTCCATTTCCTTTTGGAAACCCATCTCTTaatttctctccaattttctcacAAGAATTCAAATCCCAGTACCAATCACTCTGTTCTTCCCCTGTTTTAAATTCTTGAACATCATCCAACACAATCAGATACCGTTTGCCTCTCAGTTGAAGGCGGACGGCGTAGAGGAGGCCGCCGAGTGTTTCCCCACCGGGAAAATTTGTGTCCACTCCGAGAGAGCTCAGCATTCTCTTTAGAAGAGCGATTTTGGGATCTCTGTCTTCGGTGAAATTTCTTGACATCGAGACCCAAATTCTGGGGAAATATTTGGATTTCACTTCTCGGTCTTGGAGAAGGGCTCGGCAAATTGTTGATTTTCCGATCCCTCGGACTCCGATGATTCCGATTGCTCTGAAGCCCTTTCCGCCGCCGCTGGGTGGTTTCTGGAGCATTTTCTGCAGAACCAGAAGCTCGTTTTCGACGCCGTGGACGGTGGATCCGGCGACGGGTTCAGTAACCCATCTCGAGATTTGGGTTTTTGGTTGGTCGGCGGGAAGGATCTCGGAATTATGGAGTTCGCCGTTCATGTCTCCAGTGGTCGTGGGTTTGTGTTTTGAGGTGCTTTATTGGCGGAATGAGTGGATCGGAAGATCTGCAATTTATTCCTCACGTGGAAGATGAGGCCATCTCTTATTGGAGTTCCGAGTTTGAAGTGTTAGTAACCATGGAAAATATATCTTTTAGTAAAAATTtaccttttaaaattttaagcccattttacataaaattcaaaatttaaacttcCAAACGGCCGAGCACACAAATTTCGATCcatttctatcaatattttcacattttcatATGTTCGTTATTGATATTAAGGGTGAATCAATATTTCAATTATGTCGTATAAAAATCCACAAAACATGATAATCAAGCAACAAaatattactaatatatatataaggtaaATAATAGACAATCATATaatatttctttattaatttaaatttattttttaatttgttatttttataatatttccaAAATTAtccattgaaattgaaattttatcgatattttcatccaaattttcGTAAAATTAAGATGTCAATATCTCTATTAACATCGATATtttaaacattgatagacatgatataaattttgaagttaatatttaattactgtaatctctaaattttgttcttctttttaaattttcagattacacacaaaattgaaagttttaaactttttgaaaaattgattaggttaaattaaaagttgttagatacataataaaaaatttatgaacttaGCTCCAATTGGATTGACttgaaaaaagtgtttttaaaaaaactcatttttatttaaatatttttttataaaaatttattaaaatacatttgaaaaaaCTATTTCGAGTGAGTGCCAAATActttaatttctttcaaaatgatttatttttttaattaaaacactCAAAATGTATTATAAACCTACCATTAattacataatttaaaaaaaatcaaaaactaaATAGATCTAAACATTccaatttagagactaaaattataattttatctatttatagTATTTCATTTGGCGATGTGATAATAGTAACTGAAAAGTATAaagtaaaaattattattggCCCTGAATTAAGTAACATTAAGATAACTATCGCAAGTAATGATTTGGtccctttaattaaaaaaatatatacaataatttagtcatttcaatgaagaaaaaaataaggattgtttttaaatatagaaaaataaactaaaatatttataaaatataataaaattttacaactatcaataatagaaactGATATaagtgtctattagtgatattgatagacactgatagaagtctaccagtatctatcagtgtctatcattgatagttgtaaaattttgctatatcttataaatattttcaatagttttaccatttgaaataatttcccaaaaaatgataaaaaaattccTTTATTAGTTTTGTTAAATTGGATAGTTAAGTTAGAATTTATGACTTACAGTTTGATAAAGGTATCAGAGACTATTCATGAGAAATTGAGAATTTTATCCAACCATAAGGACTATTTATGAGACTTTTTCTATTAGaaaaactaaattctaactttctccaaattatagagaccaaatttgtaattaaaccATTTTACTAATATTTTTTCCTTCTCATCACTTGTATTTGTATAAacttcttttccaaaatccttCAATTCTAGCTAATCTACTCTTTTaaatagtctttttttttcccattcaaTGACAGAAGCTACTAAATGTTGTTCGTTGTTAACTCTGGATCTCAATCGTCGTTGTGTCATGAAAAATCCATTaccttaaaaacaaaaatcggCATAGTCTCGATTCTATACATCCCAATTGTTTGTTGCTTTTCAAGGTTTACACAACTTTCCAAATGCAAATATGTACTCGTCGGAGAAAGGAATGAAATCAAAGAAATACTTATTCAGATAAAATCAAAGAGATGAAAATAATCTCTAtcttccaaaataaaaaattgtgtcctcaatttatagaaaatcattttagatctaaaattaattttaaatatgtaacaagCGGATTACACATTAGAATGGTAATCAtcattacaatttttgtaaccatcaaaatatttttttttttattataatattaaataagtCACAAAGTTAAGAATAGAAGTCATCACAATGATAAATCATTCTCTAACACTTTAACATGTTGTTTGGAGCACAagtttggaataaaaaaaaactttggtgTTTATTGGTTGGATGATTTCTGATGAGTTGTTTTTGCTTGATTTGGTtagtcttttttcttttctaaaaaaaaaaatatttaggcATTTTAACCTCCATTTCTGGAACAtgataatttgtttttaaattgcATATCAATATTTTGACAAAAcccttcattttttaaataatttttcaaaaagattCATAAACATCAAcattattcatttttatttcttaaaattgaGACATCGATATTTTTATCCACCTCGAGATTCAAAATCTTATCTAGAAGGTTAAGTTAAATGAAGCTTCAAATTATCCTCAAAATTTagcttaattttataataacatCAAACAATATTTTAACAGTACTgtgttcaaaattaaaaaactaacgGTCTGTTTGGAGTTAACATGTCTATGGAGTTAGAAAGTCTATGTTTAAGGTGTAAACTTGTTTAGTCTAGAGTTAGAAAGTTTTTGTTTGAGGTGCAAAGTTAAGATGTTAAATCAGGAGTATCTAATGCAATTCTTTGTAAtctaaaaaagtaaaattttctagtggttatttttatttacttaatttttttaaccctttaattgcatataaattttacatattttttaatacTCAATTGAGATGTCAACTTAAAACATTCacatatattttacaattttttttcatgcaACTATTCTACTTTGTTAATTGTGTATATTATATTGAATGATCAGAATAATAAGCTTGAATCAGAATACACTGAATTACAGAATAAATAGATACAAGTCCAACAAAGGAAAGAaccataaaggaaaaaaatacagAAGGAAAAGATACAAAAGATCAATAATCGAAA
Proteins encoded:
- the LOC120067419 gene encoding probable disease resistance protein At4g19060; the protein is MNGELHNSEILPADQPKTQISRWVTEPVAGSTVHGVENELLVLQKMLQKPPSGGGKGFRAIGIIGVRGIGKSTICRALLQDREVKSKYFPRIWVSMSRNFTEDRDPKIALLKRMLSSLGVDTNFPGGETLGGLLYAVRLQLRGKRYLIVLDDVQEFKTGEEQSDWYWDLNSCEKIGEKLRDGFPKGNGGAVIVTSRSEKAAKAMVGEGNLRCLVPHKDPESFWKIFWQEVGENGNSISDPPNLEVLKVELLKKCGGLPFIAKMMGKIQFQNELQRS